Proteins encoded in a region of the Planococcus citri chromosome 1, ihPlaCitr1.1, whole genome shotgun sequence genome:
- the LOC135849858 gene encoding large ribosomal subunit protein eL18-like: MGIDVKHRNKKKTPRDYPLSQDVYRLLLVKLYRFLVRRTESKFNRIILKRLFMTKVNRPPVSLSKIAKMMSHKGRESRIAVIVGTVVDDPRLFKLPNLKICCLRITSKARARVLKAGGEILTFDQLALKAPTGKNTVLMQGKRCDREACKHFGKAPGVPHSHTKPYVRSKGRKFERARGRRRGCGYKK; this comes from the exons atg GGTATCGACGTAAAACACCGAAACAAGAAGAAAACTCCGAGGGATTATCCTCTCTCTCAGGATGTTTACCGTTTGTTGTTAGTAAAA CTGTACCGATTCCTCGTCAGGCGAACGGAATCCAAATTTAATAGAATAATCCTGAAGAGATTATTCATGACGAAAGTGAACAGACCGCCTGTATCTCTTTCTAAAATCGCTAAAATGATGTCGCATAAAGGTCGTGAATCGCGTATTGCTGTAATCGTTGGTACCGTTGTCGATGATCCTCGTCTCTTCAAGCTCCCTAATTTGAAG ATTTGCTGTCTCCGTATAACTTCAAAAGCCAGAGCTCGCGTTTTGAAAGCCggtggtgaaattttgacattcgaTCAGCTCGCTTTGAAAGCCCCAACTGGTAAAAACACCGTACTAATGCAAG gAAAACGTTGCGATAGAGAAGCCTGCAAACACTTCGGAAAAGCTCCAGGTGTACCGCATTCGCACACTAAACCGTATGTCCGTTCTAAGGGCAGGAAATTCGAACGTGCCAGAGGTCGTAGACGTGGTTGCGGTTATAAGAAATAA